Proteins from one Paraburkholderia sp. BL10I2N1 genomic window:
- a CDS encoding tetratricopeptide repeat protein: protein MQDISHSLKAALAHHRSGELAEAKRLYEQILQVQPEQADALHYLGLLACQVQQHEVGIRLMERSIAVQPQPAYYNNLGNMLLERGQLAQAIEHYRRAVSLKPDYPEAHNNLGNALREARQPQASMLSCAQAIELRPGYAEAYNNLGNALQDLGELEAAAASYGKAVVLRPEYAQAHNNLGNVQRAQGRLDEAIASYRRAVSLMPQLRMAHHGLGLALRERGALAEAIESLRRGLGGDDANAHNSLGCALRDAGELEEAVTQFEAAVALDPKLAIAHCNLGGALRRQKKHDAAIVSCQRALELDPRLGEAYSNLGNAYHELEKHEAAELSYRYALELNPDDAVVQDELTTVLLKLEKLEEAMVSSNKAMSLVMPTARMYINLGDILRAQGDLVRSAAVYRQAIQLAPDRVEAYNRLLFNLAGSPNTSVEAFHEEAVRFGDLMAEHARPWRHSPPVSGEARPLRVGFMSGDLRLHPIGIFLESVCAHLDSARVQLVAYSTCEIEDDITARLKPYFSGWHALHHLSTEAAAQKVYDDRIDILVDLSGHTAFTGIPVFAWKPAPVQVTWIGFFATTGCKAIDYVLGDRHVLPESEASHFVEKPWRLPDSYLCFTPPEPEVKIGPLPMLTNDGVTFGCFGKHIKLNDNVIAVWSRLLHAVPGSRLFLKSPGSNVKDIWRSTVARFASHGIDAGRLILEAGSPRAEYLNAYNRVDITLSPFPYPGGTTTAEALWMGSPVLCMKGDRFVTHICESLLHTAGLEDWIAENEEDYIARAVAFSADRERLRVLRAGLRAQVLASPLCDAQRFARNLDDAFQGMWARYCAGVAEAATAA, encoded by the coding sequence GATCCTGCAGGTGCAGCCGGAGCAGGCGGATGCGCTGCATTACCTGGGGCTGCTGGCCTGTCAGGTGCAGCAGCACGAGGTGGGCATCAGGCTGATGGAGCGCTCGATCGCGGTGCAGCCGCAGCCGGCGTATTACAACAATCTGGGCAACATGCTGCTGGAGCGTGGGCAGCTGGCACAGGCGATCGAGCATTACCGGCGGGCGGTGTCGTTAAAACCGGATTACCCGGAGGCGCACAACAACCTGGGTAACGCGCTGCGCGAGGCGCGGCAGCCACAGGCATCGATGCTCAGCTGCGCGCAGGCGATCGAGCTGCGCCCGGGGTACGCCGAGGCCTACAACAACCTGGGCAATGCGCTGCAGGACCTGGGTGAGCTGGAGGCCGCGGCGGCCAGCTATGGCAAGGCGGTGGTGTTGCGGCCGGAGTATGCGCAGGCGCACAACAACCTGGGCAATGTGCAGCGGGCGCAGGGGCGGCTCGATGAGGCGATCGCAAGCTACCGGCGGGCGGTGTCGCTGATGCCGCAGCTGCGCATGGCGCATCACGGCCTGGGGCTGGCGCTGCGCGAGCGCGGCGCGCTGGCGGAGGCGATCGAGAGCCTGCGCCGCGGGCTGGGTGGAGATGACGCGAACGCGCACAACAGTCTGGGTTGCGCGCTGCGCGATGCGGGCGAACTCGAAGAGGCGGTGACGCAGTTCGAGGCGGCCGTTGCGCTGGATCCGAAGCTGGCGATCGCGCACTGCAACCTGGGGGGCGCGTTGAGGCGCCAGAAAAAACACGACGCGGCAATCGTGTCGTGCCAGCGCGCGCTCGAACTCGACCCCCGGCTGGGCGAGGCGTACAGCAATCTGGGCAATGCGTACCACGAACTCGAAAAGCATGAGGCGGCCGAGCTGAGTTACCGCTATGCGCTCGAGCTCAACCCTGACGATGCCGTCGTGCAAGACGAACTGACGACGGTGCTGCTCAAGCTGGAGAAGCTCGAAGAAGCGATGGTAAGCAGCAACAAGGCCATGTCGCTCGTCATGCCGACTGCGCGGATGTACATCAATCTCGGTGACATTCTGCGCGCGCAAGGCGACCTCGTCAGATCGGCCGCTGTTTACCGCCAGGCGATCCAGCTTGCGCCAGATCGAGTAGAGGCCTATAACCGCCTGCTGTTCAATCTCGCGGGTTCACCGAATACCTCGGTGGAAGCGTTCCATGAAGAAGCGGTCCGTTTCGGCGACCTGATGGCCGAACACGCGAGGCCCTGGCGTCATTCGCCGCCCGTGAGCGGGGAGGCGCGCCCGCTGCGGGTGGGCTTCATGTCCGGCGACCTGAGATTGCACCCGATCGGCATCTTTCTTGAATCTGTCTGCGCGCACCTCGACTCCGCGCGCGTACAACTGGTCGCCTACTCGACCTGCGAGATCGAAGACGACATCACTGCACGCCTCAAGCCGTATTTTTCCGGGTGGCACGCGCTGCATCACCTGAGCACTGAAGCGGCCGCGCAAAAGGTCTACGACGATCGAATCGATATTCTGGTCGATCTGTCCGGACATACGGCCTTCACCGGAATTCCCGTGTTCGCGTGGAAGCCGGCGCCGGTACAGGTGACGTGGATCGGTTTTTTTGCGACCACGGGCTGCAAGGCCATCGACTATGTTCTGGGGGACCGTCACGTGTTGCCGGAGTCGGAGGCATCGCACTTCGTGGAGAAGCCCTGGCGCCTGCCGGACAGCTATCTGTGTTTCACGCCGCCCGAGCCCGAGGTGAAGATCGGTCCGCTGCCGATGCTTACGAATGACGGTGTGACCTTTGGCTGCTTTGGCAAGCATATCAAGCTGAACGATAACGTCATTGCCGTTTGGTCCCGCCTGCTGCATGCGGTGCCAGGCTCGCGGCTGTTCCTGAAGTCGCCGGGGAGCAATGTGAAAGACATCTGGCGCTCGACGGTGGCACGCTTTGCGTCACATGGCATCGACGCGGGGCGGCTGATCCTTGAAGCCGGCTCGCCGCGTGCGGAGTATCTCAATGCCTACAATCGCGTGGACATCACGCTGAGCCCGTTTCCCTATCCGGGGGGTACCACGACTGCCGAAGCCCTCTGGATGGGCTCGCCGGTACTGTGCATGAAAGGCGACCGGTTCGTCACCCACATCTGCGAGAGCCTGCTGCACACGGCGGGTCTCGAAGACTGGATCGCCGAAAACGAGGAGGACTACATCGCCAGGGCCGTGGCGTTCTCTGCGGACCGCGAGCGTCTGCGCGTGCTGCGGGCGGGCCTGCGCGCGCAGGTGCTGGCCTCGCCGCTATGCGATGCACAGCGTTTCGCCCGCAATCTCGACGACGCCTTCCAGGGCATGTGGGCCCGGTACTGCGCCGGTGTCGCCGAAGCAGCCACCGCGGCGTGA